The Candidatus Binataceae bacterium genome contains the following window.
TGCGCGCGATGAGCGGGGGTGTGAGGAGCGCTGTGAGAAGCACGCCGACCCCCGAACGAAAGGCGAGCGCCCAACTCAGCGAATTGACAAGCAGACCCGAATAGCTCGGGTGGCGGATGACGCGATAGAGACCGGTCGTGACCGGCGATGCCC
Protein-coding sequences here:
- a CDS encoding methyltransferase, whose protein sequence is LLPISTVAEAERPCAADLASLCARPPVQRIGGHPARASPVTTGLYRVIRHPSYSGLLVNSLSWALAFRSGVGVLLTALLTPPLIARIRAEERLLRVHA